The following nucleotide sequence is from Oceanispirochaeta sp..
GATTATTGAAGATGACAGCGAAATAGCTGCAGTTGTATCCATGAATCTCGAAGACCTTGGTATGAAAACCGAGCATGTTATCGATGGAAAGACTGGATTGCGAAAAGCCCTGGAGGGAAAGTACGTTCTTGTGATCCTGGACATAATGCCGCCCCAGCTGGATGGAATTTCCGTCTGTAGAGCCATCCGTGAACAGGATTCGGTCATTCCAATTATGATGCTCACAGCCAAAGCCGATGTGATTGACCGGGTGTTAGCCCTGGAATTGGGCGCCGATGACTACATGACCAAACCCTTCTCGGTACGAGAACTGACCGCCAGGGTCAAAGCCTTGCTGCGCCGTTCCAGGGCTTCTGCAACGGCAGAGCCGGAAGATTCTTCGGAGTCAAAGATAGTGATAGGTCAGCTTACGATTGATAAGGTCCTGCGAAAAGTCCTGCTCCATAATGAAATCGTGGAACTGACTGTAAAAGAGTTTGAACTGCTGGGAATCTTTGCCCGAAATCCAGGTAGATCCTTCAGCCGTGGAGAGCTGCTTAAAATGATTTGGGGCTATCAATACGAAGGGTATGAGCATACCGTGAATACTCATATCAAACGCCTGCGAAATAAAATAGAAGAAGACCCGACCCACCCTGTCTACCTGAAAACAGTATGGGGAGTGGGATACCGCTTCGCCGAGCTATCGGAGTTTTCATGATCACAATTTTTCGTTCCTTTTATGCCAAGATTTCACTGATTTTCCTCCTCCTTATCCTTATTCTGGGAGCCGGCAGCCTGGTCATCGCTTTTTCGGCTGCAGAGCACCTCTTTGATGAGGTGGAACAACTCCTCAACAGAGAATACGCCGCCAGCATTGCCTCAGAGCTGCAGCCTCTTGTGGAAGAAGGCTTTGCCCTGGATGAAATCAAAGAAGCTATTCATTACATGATGGTCTTGAATCCAATGGTCGAGATCTATCTCCTGGATGAAGAGGGGAGAATCCTGGCTTATTTCACTCACCCAGAGGAGCCTCTGATCCGTCAAAGCATAGACCTGACACCACTGAAATCCTTTATAGAAAGCGATGGCAGGCAGGCAGTATTGGGAGCTGATCCCAGAACCGAATCCAGAGACAAGCCATTTTCGGCCGCCGCTTTACTGATGGGTGAAGATCCAGGCTTTGTCTATGTGATCTTAAGAGGCCAGAGCTATGACCGCTCCCTCAAGATGCTCCAGAGCAGCTACTATCTGCAATCCGGTCTCAGTACATTCTTTTTTGCATTTCTGGCCACCCTATTGGCCGGATTTTCTCTTTTCTTCATCCTGACCAGGCGCTTGAGAAACCTGAGTTCCGGAGTGAGGGCCTTTGAAAGGGGTCAGTATGATTACCGGACGGACATTCGGGGAAAGGATGAACTGGGAGCCCTGGGCAGAGCCTTCAACGAGATGGCGGCCTCAATCGAAAATGGTGTAGAAAGGCTGCATATGGCAGAACAGCAGCGCACAGATCTTATTGCCAATATCTCTCATGATCTGCGGAGCCCGCTGACATCCATCCGGGGACATCTGGAGACAATCCTTTTAAAGGATGAGAAGCTGACGGTTCCCGAACGCAGGAATTTCCTGGAGATCATCCTCAAAAATGTTTCAAGCTTCCAGAAACTGGTGGAAGAACTCTTTGACCTGGCAAAACTGGAATCCCGGCAGGTTCTACCGGAGAAAGAACCTTTTCAATTTGCAGAACTGGTGCAGGATGTGATTCTAAAGCTCCAACCTCAAGCTGAGAAATCAAATATTGCCATACATATGAAGCATAGTGATGAGATCCCGGTGTTAGAGGGTGACATTGGAATGCTGGAACGGGTTTTAACAAACCTTCTGGAGAATGCCTTGTCCCACACACCTGATGGGGGAGAAATTCAAATTTCGATTCTCAACGAGAATGATCAATTGATCATCCTTCTGACTGATACAGGACCTGGGATATCGGCTGAGGATCTCCCCCATATCTTTGAGCGCTTCTACCGGGCTGATAAAAGCCGGGATAGAAGATCACCCGGTACGGGTCTGGGACTGGCGATTGTGAAAGAAATAGTGAATCTCCATGGAGGAATCATCCAGGCGGAAAGTCCTCAGGGATCAGGAGCTTTTTTCAGGATCATACTCCCCTTAAAGTAGTAATGGCAAAGTTTATTCATTGTTTCTCATTTCGTGACAGTTTTGTGATCTTTGCAACTTACTTTTAGAGCGGAGGTTCATATGAAAACTATGACAACTTTATTCTTCTTCGTATTATTGCCCACGACTGTCTCATCTCTGGAGAGGAACTAGTATGGCCATCCTCCTCTTTTTTGCCTTTCTGTCGGGTATTGTGACCATACTCTCCCCCTGCATACTCCCGGTTCTTCCCATTGTCCTGTCGGGCAGTGTAGGTGGAAAGAGGAGACCTCTGGGTGTCGTTCTTGGATTCATCACCAGCTTCAGTGCCTTTACTTTACTGCTATCGAGTCTTGTTCAATTTTTGAATATTCCCCCCGACTCTCTCCGGATTGCCGCTGTAGTTCTCCTGGTACTATTTGGAACGGTCATGATTGTTCCCTGGCTGAGGACCCAGTTTGAAGTTTTTGCATCAAAGATGACCAGCCGGAGCGGTATCAAGCGCTCATCTTCCGGGTTTTTCGGCGGATTTATGGTGGGAATCAGCCTCGGCCTAGTCTGGACTCCCTGTGTAGGTCCCATTATGGCCTCTGTGATCAGCCTGGCCATAACTCAGAGTGTGGATGGAGCCTCGGTTCTTATCATTCTGGCCTACTCTCTGGGAACATCCATTCCCATGTTCATCATCATGATGGGAGGACGCAAAGTTATAAACAGGTTCCCCCGCTTATCCAGAAATCCGAAGAGAATCCAAAAGATTTTTGGTGTCCTGATGATCCTTGTGGGCGTATCCATAGCCTTTGGTATTGACCGCCAGTTTCAGTCGGCCCTGCTCGATCTCTTTCCCGATTATGGCTCTGGATTAACAGCCTTTGAAGACAGAGATTCTGTAAGATCAATTTTAAAAGACAGAAACAACGAGGTCCTGCCCGTACAGACGGATAGCGGGCTGATGTCGAGGACTGACGAACCAAAAAATGCAAGGCTGGGTGACTATGGCCTGGTCCCGGAGATTGTGACCCCTGGCCCCTGGCTCAATACGGAGGGAAACCAGGCTCTGACCATGGAAAGCCTGAAAGGAAAGGTCATTCTGATTGATTTCTGGACCTACAGCTGCATCAACTGCGTTCGCACACTCCCCCATCTCAGGGCCTGGCATGATGCCTATGCGGATGAGGGGCTGGTCATCATTGGAGTGCATTCCCCTGAATTTGCCTTTGAAAAGAAACTGGAAAACGTTGAAAAAGCAATGAAAGATCTGGGCGTCACATGGCCGGTTGTCCTGGATAATGACTTTTTGCAGTGGAAGGCCTATCAAAATCGATACTGGCCTGCCCATTATTTTATTGATGCCCAGGGGAACCTGCGCTATTTTCACTTTGGAGAAGGTCAGTATGAGGAGTCTGAAAAGGTGATCCGGAAACTCCTGGATGAAGCCGGCAGGAAGACAACAATCAAAATGACCGATACGCCAGAGAAGATTGTGAAGAGCCAGACCCACGAAATCTATCTCGGCTTTGGAAGGACCGAGGGATTTAAGTCAAAGACGGAGAGACTGAACAACAATGTGGTCCGCTATGCCCCTGAAGAACAACTGAAAAATGGTGAGTGGTCTCTCCAGGGTCCCTGGACCTTTAAAAGGGAATTCATCGAGTCAGTGGATAAGGGGATTCTCAACCTGGAGTTTCATGCCAAAAATGTTTATCTGGTCCTGGAAAAGACTGAAGAGGATTCATGGATCGAAGTCCTGTTAGATGGAGATCCAGGAAACGACACTATCGATGTTCAGGGTGGAAAACTGATCATTGATGAAAGCAGACTGTATGAGATTCTGAGCCTGCCCGAAACGGGACAACATCGGCTCATCTTAAAGGTACATGGGAAGGCAAAGTTATTTGCCTTTACTTTCGGTTAATATTTATTCACCAGGGCTCCCCGGGAGCCTTGGAAGCGAGAGGAGAAAAAGAAATATGAAAAAGATTGTATTTGCAGCCCTGGTAATTATTACTTGTGCATCCCTGGCCGTTGTTGCCAGCGGAAATCAGGAGTTGATGATGATAGAAGAAGAGATGGATCAGTCCGAGCCCGTACACCCGCCCATGACAGAAGAGAGGGAGTATGCAAAACCTTCGAAGGAAATACTCAAGACCAATCTGGACCCGATGCAATACAGGGTGACTCAGGAAGAAGGGACAGAACCTTCTTTTAACAACATCTACTGGGATAATCATGAAGAAGGAATTTATGTTGATATCGTATCGGGAGAGCCTCTTTTCAGCTCTACCGATAAATACGAATCCGGAACAGGATGGCCCAGTTTCTCAAAACCCTTAGAATCCGGAAATATTAAATCTCTCCGTGATAAAAAACTGGGCTATACCCGTACCGAAGTCAGAAGTTTTTATGGAGACTCACATCTGGGGCATGTCTTCAATGACGGTCCTGATCCCACAGGACTAAGATATTGTATCAACTCTGCATCCCTCCGATTTATCCCGGTAAATCGGTTGGAAATTGAAGGTTATGGTCAATATCTCACACTATTCAAGTAAATCAATTGGAGTCAAATATGAAGAATATAAAAAAGACATGGAGAGTGATGGCAGTGTTTCAGCTCTTGATGGTGCTTGGTATTTCACAATCAGGTCTTTATGCTTCGGGCCAATCTGAAAGCAAAGGCGATGAGATGAAATCTGAATCGATGGAAGCTGTGCCTGAAAAAAGGACAACAGCTGAAAACATAGAAACTGCCGTATTTGCAGGGGGATGTTTCTGGGGTGTGGAAGCCGTATTTGAAAGCCTGAAAGGTGTAGAAAATGTTGTTTCCGGATATTCAGGAGGATCAGCAGACACGGCAACGTATTATAGTGTCGGGACCGGGAAAACCGGTCATGCTGAATCTGTTGAAATTGTGTTTGATCCCGGTGTCATCAGTTTTGAGACCTTATTGGAAGTCTTTTTTGCCGTGGCTCATGATCCTACTCAATTAAACTATCAGGGACCGGATCATGGAAGTGAATATCGTTCTGTGGTTTTCTATACTACAGACTCACAAAGGACCTCTACACTGAAGGCGATAAAAGAGCTGGATTCAAAAAAGCTTTACCCTTCTAAAATTGTGACAGAAGTAGTACCCCTTACTGAGTTTTATCCTGCCGAAGAATATCATCAGAATTTTATTAAACTGAATCCTACTCAAGGATATGTTGTCTATTGGGATCTCCCGAAATTAGAAGAGCTAGAAAAAAAATATCCTGACTTACTGCGTATGAAGTAAGAAAACCGGGGGTCTCAAGGGCCCCCGGTTTTAAGGGGAGATTCAGTAGAAGCTATTAAAGCACTATTACGATTTGGACTTCCTGAGCCATTGTAGTGCATCCTCATAAACCATGGGGCGGCCGTAAAGATAACCCTGTCCTTCCAGGCAGCCTAATTTTTTTAAGTGATCAGCCTGTTCGACTGTTTCAATACCCTCTGCCAGAACCTTCATTCCCAGTTTTTGACCCAGGGGAATAACGAGGTCAACAATACGGCCACCAGGCTTATGTTTATCAATCCTGCTGACAAATGCACTGTCAATTTTAAGTCTGTCCGCGGGCCAACGATCAATAGAAGAGAGGGAGGAATATCCAGTTCCGAAATCATCGATAGCAATAGAGACTCCCATGGCCTTGATTTGAAGAAACAAACGGACCACCTGTTCAACACCCAGAACCGCAACAGATTCGGTAATTTCCAGCTCAACCCGGTGAGGATTGACTTTTGTATCTGCCAGGGCCTGCTTCAGAATGGAAAGAAAATCAGGATTTCTCAGCTGAATAGCCGAAACATTGATGGCCATCTGAAGATCTGGATAACCTGCCTTATGAATCTCTGAAAGGGTATGCAATGCCATCCGGAGGATCCATGTTCCCATGGGAACAATGAGACCACCCTGCTCTGCCAGAGGGATAAAATCCGAAGGAGAAATAAACTGTCCCTCCCCGGTCTTCCACCGCATCAAAGCCTCGAAACCAAGGGGCGCACCCCCATTCAGCATGACCTGTGGTTGATACATGAGAAACATTTTTTCATGGGTAAAGGCAGACTTCAACTCCTGGAGAAGCTTGATGCGCTCTCTTGTCTGCAGTCCGATACTCGGATTGTAACGAACAGATTTCCCCAGTCCATCAGATTTAGCCCTTTTCAGGGCAATATTTGCATTAATAAGATAATCTGAACCGGAAAGAGACTCATCATCCAGATCAAGACAACCAATGCTCACCGATATCTGCTGAACCCCACCAGAAACATCAATGGGA
It contains:
- the msrA gene encoding peptide-methionine (S)-S-oxide reductase MsrA; translation: MKNIKKTWRVMAVFQLLMVLGISQSGLYASGQSESKGDEMKSESMEAVPEKRTTAENIETAVFAGGCFWGVEAVFESLKGVENVVSGYSGGSADTATYYSVGTGKTGHAESVEIVFDPGVISFETLLEVFFAVAHDPTQLNYQGPDHGSEYRSVVFYTTDSQRTSTLKAIKELDSKKLYPSKIVTEVVPLTEFYPAEEYHQNFIKLNPTQGYVVYWDLPKLEELEKKYPDLLRMK
- a CDS encoding response regulator transcription factor, translating into MTPETQTDTVLIIEDDSEIAAVVSMNLEDLGMKTEHVIDGKTGLRKALEGKYVLVILDIMPPQLDGISVCRAIREQDSVIPIMMLTAKADVIDRVLALELGADDYMTKPFSVRELTARVKALLRRSRASATAEPEDSSESKIVIGQLTIDKVLRKVLLHNEIVELTVKEFELLGIFARNPGRSFSRGELLKMIWGYQYEGYEHTVNTHIKRLRNKIEEDPTHPVYLKTVWGVGYRFAELSEFS
- the msrB gene encoding peptide-methionine (R)-S-oxide reductase MsrB, with translation MTEEREYAKPSKEILKTNLDPMQYRVTQEEGTEPSFNNIYWDNHEEGIYVDIVSGEPLFSSTDKYESGTGWPSFSKPLESGNIKSLRDKKLGYTRTEVRSFYGDSHLGHVFNDGPDPTGLRYCINSASLRFIPVNRLEIEGYGQYLTLFK
- a CDS encoding bifunctional diguanylate cyclase/phosphodiesterase; translation: MSLGIPNLSALIREIESVIPYTDKSLYLVDINQFGTLNDILGHIYGDLVLESFVLRLKQAFPEGAFIARVSGDVFGIIGPRIEFSELQNYFRAPIDVSGGVQQISVSIGCLDLDDESLSGSDYLINANIALKRAKSDGLGKSVRYNPSIGLQTRERIKLLQELKSAFTHEKMFLMYQPQVMLNGGAPLGFEALMRWKTGEGQFISPSDFIPLAEQGGLIVPMGTWILRMALHTLSEIHKAGYPDLQMAINVSAIQLRNPDFLSILKQALADTKVNPHRVELEITESVAVLGVEQVVRLFLQIKAMGVSIAIDDFGTGYSSLSSIDRWPADRLKIDSAFVSRIDKHKPGGRIVDLVIPLGQKLGMKVLAEGIETVEQADHLKKLGCLEGQGYLYGRPMVYEDALQWLRKSKS
- a CDS encoding cytochrome c biogenesis protein DipZ, which encodes MAILLFFAFLSGIVTILSPCILPVLPIVLSGSVGGKRRPLGVVLGFITSFSAFTLLLSSLVQFLNIPPDSLRIAAVVLLVLFGTVMIVPWLRTQFEVFASKMTSRSGIKRSSSGFFGGFMVGISLGLVWTPCVGPIMASVISLAITQSVDGASVLIILAYSLGTSIPMFIIMMGGRKVINRFPRLSRNPKRIQKIFGVLMILVGVSIAFGIDRQFQSALLDLFPDYGSGLTAFEDRDSVRSILKDRNNEVLPVQTDSGLMSRTDEPKNARLGDYGLVPEIVTPGPWLNTEGNQALTMESLKGKVILIDFWTYSCINCVRTLPHLRAWHDAYADEGLVIIGVHSPEFAFEKKLENVEKAMKDLGVTWPVVLDNDFLQWKAYQNRYWPAHYFIDAQGNLRYFHFGEGQYEESEKVIRKLLDEAGRKTTIKMTDTPEKIVKSQTHEIYLGFGRTEGFKSKTERLNNNVVRYAPEEQLKNGEWSLQGPWTFKREFIESVDKGILNLEFHAKNVYLVLEKTEEDSWIEVLLDGDPGNDTIDVQGGKLIIDESRLYEILSLPETGQHRLILKVHGKAKLFAFTFG
- a CDS encoding cell wall metabolism sensor histidine kinase WalK, yielding MITIFRSFYAKISLIFLLLILILGAGSLVIAFSAAEHLFDEVEQLLNREYAASIASELQPLVEEGFALDEIKEAIHYMMVLNPMVEIYLLDEEGRILAYFTHPEEPLIRQSIDLTPLKSFIESDGRQAVLGADPRTESRDKPFSAAALLMGEDPGFVYVILRGQSYDRSLKMLQSSYYLQSGLSTFFFAFLATLLAGFSLFFILTRRLRNLSSGVRAFERGQYDYRTDIRGKDELGALGRAFNEMAASIENGVERLHMAEQQRTDLIANISHDLRSPLTSIRGHLETILLKDEKLTVPERRNFLEIILKNVSSFQKLVEELFDLAKLESRQVLPEKEPFQFAELVQDVILKLQPQAEKSNIAIHMKHSDEIPVLEGDIGMLERVLTNLLENALSHTPDGGEIQISILNENDQLIILLTDTGPGISAEDLPHIFERFYRADKSRDRRSPGTGLGLAIVKEIVNLHGGIIQAESPQGSGAFFRIILPLK